The following coding sequences lie in one Myxococcus xanthus genomic window:
- the ffh gene encoding signal recognition particle protein, with the protein MLETVTKGFRAAKNRLAGKSELTPELVDESLRDIRVSLLEADVAFDVVKKFVARVREKSVGELVQTTITDTGGQKRKVSPMDHFIKICHDELEGLMGPVDTSLKLKPKGQLSGIMMVGLQGSGKTTTTGKLASRLLQEGRKPLLVAADIYRPAAVDQLKVLGERLKVPVYHEPGIQPPELAKRGYAAAREQKCDVVLIDTAGRLAIDESLMAELESIKGNVQPDNILLVCDAMIGQDAVRTAAEFDRRLTLDGFILTKLDGDARGGAALSIKEVTGKPIKFLGMGESMDKLEEFRPAGLAGRILGFGDIVGLMKDFEKVVDEKKAEEDAKKLLSGQFTMKDFVEQIRMVRKMGPLKDLLEKFPLFGDLTEHLNPDEKELTKIESMYDSMTAKERLRPDTINNSRVNRIAKGSGRKVEEVKELLQKFGMMQQVMGTIGQNPGLLGRIPGFKQLGQLSQMKNMDLSSMFGGDPKMMEKMMSGGMPGMGMPMQLPQIAPGYTPPMGQAAMAKARLMGYAPPSATGKSEDRDAIKERRKREKENKKKNRKKK; encoded by the coding sequence ATGCTCGAGACCGTAACCAAGGGCTTCCGCGCCGCCAAGAACCGCCTCGCCGGCAAGAGCGAGCTCACCCCGGAGCTGGTCGACGAGTCGCTGCGCGACATCCGCGTCTCCCTGCTCGAGGCCGACGTCGCCTTCGACGTCGTGAAGAAGTTTGTCGCCCGCGTCCGCGAGAAGTCCGTGGGCGAGCTGGTGCAGACGACCATCACCGACACGGGTGGCCAGAAGCGCAAGGTCAGCCCGATGGACCACTTCATCAAGATCTGCCACGACGAGCTGGAGGGCCTCATGGGGCCCGTCGACACCAGCTTGAAGCTGAAGCCCAAGGGCCAGCTGTCCGGCATCATGATGGTGGGCCTCCAGGGCTCCGGTAAGACGACCACGACCGGAAAGCTCGCCAGCCGGCTCCTCCAGGAAGGGCGCAAGCCCCTGCTCGTCGCCGCCGACATCTACCGCCCCGCCGCCGTGGACCAACTCAAGGTCCTGGGTGAGCGGCTCAAGGTCCCCGTCTACCACGAGCCCGGTATCCAGCCGCCCGAGCTCGCCAAGCGGGGCTACGCCGCCGCGCGCGAGCAGAAGTGCGACGTGGTGCTCATCGACACCGCCGGCCGGCTCGCCATCGACGAGTCCCTGATGGCCGAACTGGAGTCCATCAAGGGCAACGTCCAGCCGGACAACATCCTGCTGGTGTGCGACGCGATGATTGGTCAGGACGCCGTGCGCACGGCGGCGGAGTTCGACCGGCGGCTGACGCTGGACGGCTTCATCCTCACCAAGCTGGACGGTGACGCCCGCGGCGGCGCCGCGCTGTCCATCAAGGAAGTCACGGGCAAGCCCATCAAGTTCCTCGGCATGGGCGAGTCCATGGACAAGTTGGAGGAGTTCCGCCCGGCCGGCCTCGCGGGCCGCATCCTCGGGTTCGGCGACATCGTCGGCCTGATGAAGGACTTCGAGAAGGTCGTCGACGAGAAGAAGGCCGAGGAGGATGCCAAGAAGCTCCTCTCCGGCCAGTTCACGATGAAGGACTTCGTCGAGCAGATCCGCATGGTCCGGAAGATGGGACCGCTCAAGGACCTGCTGGAGAAGTTCCCCCTCTTCGGCGACCTCACCGAGCACCTCAATCCGGACGAGAAGGAGCTCACGAAGATTGAGTCGATGTACGACTCGATGACGGCGAAGGAGCGCCTGCGGCCGGACACCATCAACAACAGCCGCGTCAACCGCATCGCCAAGGGCAGCGGCCGCAAGGTTGAAGAGGTCAAGGAGCTGCTCCAGAAGTTCGGGATGATGCAGCAGGTCATGGGCACCATCGGCCAGAATCCGGGCCTGCTGGGCCGCATCCCCGGCTTCAAGCAGTTGGGTCAGTTGTCGCAGATGAAGAACATGGACCTCTCCAGCATGTTCGGCGGTGACCCGAAGATGATGGAGAAGATGATGAGCGGCGGAATGCCCGGCATGGGCATGCCCATGCAACTGCCGCAGATTGCGCCCGGCTACACGCCGCCCATGGGCCAGGCCGCCATGGCCAAGGCCCGGTTGATGGGCTACGCGCCGCCCTCCGCCACCGGCAAGAGCGAGGACCGCGACGCCATCAAGGAGCGCCGCAAGCGGGAGAAGGAAAACAAGAAGAAGAACCGGAAGAAGAAGTAG
- a CDS encoding TIGR04552 family protein, translating to MGKGPHSFQGPSTAGWARLGLLSVKPPSLTLAFPDMPICRVEQMGLRELERIRLILRGGSVIDWRRMYFQSRGEVDNFLRLLQLDVSRPYDEAWARCVLAEAVEYLRKTFNYRVANAVAQPEEIHDLFLYAAGAKGSPRHRRIACVVLKVMHVIQHIEGRDLLFRLAISEVELAEVVTAKVLAVATEMQSKGLPVVEFAHSIKTQDSLVTKLLAKKETVAAQVYDRTRFRVVTRKREDLLPVLYYLTQRLFPFHLVVPGQTENTLMPFKSVLAENPHFEQFAPQLQLDRDFEDREGNGGNTFSGNTYRALNFVVDMPVRMDAYLPAPESDERQRKGRIIIALVEFQIVDEETARLNEQGDNAHEAYKRRQKKRVLKRLSQGLVVPKRQT from the coding sequence CTGGGAAAGGGCCCTCACTCATTTCAAGGGCCTTCCACAGCCGGGTGGGCTCGACTAGGACTCTTGAGCGTGAAGCCGCCATCACTCACTCTGGCTTTTCCCGATATGCCCATCTGCAGGGTGGAGCAGATGGGGTTGCGTGAACTTGAGCGCATTCGGCTCATTTTGCGTGGAGGCTCGGTCATCGACTGGAGAAGGATGTATTTCCAGTCGCGCGGCGAGGTCGACAACTTCCTTCGCCTGCTCCAACTGGACGTCTCGCGGCCGTACGACGAAGCGTGGGCGCGATGCGTCCTGGCGGAGGCGGTTGAGTACCTCCGCAAGACCTTCAACTACCGGGTTGCCAATGCGGTCGCCCAGCCAGAAGAGATTCACGACCTCTTCCTCTACGCCGCAGGCGCGAAGGGTTCACCCCGTCATCGCAGGATTGCCTGCGTCGTGCTGAAGGTGATGCACGTGATTCAGCACATCGAAGGCCGGGATTTGCTCTTCCGCCTTGCGATCTCAGAGGTTGAACTCGCAGAGGTGGTGACCGCGAAGGTCCTGGCCGTTGCCACGGAGATGCAGTCCAAGGGCTTGCCGGTGGTTGAGTTTGCTCACTCAATCAAGACGCAGGACTCCCTGGTCACCAAGCTGCTGGCGAAGAAGGAAACCGTTGCGGCTCAAGTGTACGACCGGACCCGTTTCCGCGTCGTAACTCGGAAGCGCGAAGACTTACTACCGGTTCTCTACTACCTCACCCAGCGCCTCTTCCCTTTTCATCTGGTGGTGCCGGGGCAGACGGAGAACACGCTGATGCCGTTCAAGTCCGTGCTCGCAGAGAACCCACACTTCGAGCAATTCGCCCCACAGCTCCAACTGGATCGCGATTTCGAAGACCGGGAGGGCAATGGTGGCAATACCTTCTCGGGGAACACATACCGCGCGCTCAATTTCGTCGTAGATATGCCCGTGCGGATGGATGCGTATCTCCCTGCTCCCGAGTCGGATGAACGGCAGCGGAAGGGGCGGATCATCATTGCCCTGGTTGAGTTTCAGATCGTTGATGAGGAGACGGCCAGGCTCAATGAGCAAGGAGACAACGCTCACGAAGCCTATAAGCGACGTCAGAAGAAGCGGGTGCTCAAGCGGCTGAGCCAGGGGCTTGTCGTCCCCAAACGCCAGACTTGA
- a CDS encoding Ig-like domain-containing protein — MSRLPCALLFTALTLSTACINVPEVEPDPTPDGGTQPSTKFTLSLSPSEDSVIQGGSRAIQVSIVRAESFLDSVSVALEQPQSGVTAQPTTIPSGESTATLTVQVSANTAAGDTTLTVRATSGNEFRTAPLKLAVARAGDLIVRWTAPVPGDSDAYTNGALQLEATIEGGAAEAVEFRRDTELLARITAPPYTHTWNTQSAPEGEYQLTARAIRGGTTFTSLERTVVVDRTPPVVATRAPASSDSQVSARASLEATFSEPVRFSSISQDNVEVLAHGNTRLGAIVSLSSDGTRLTITPTAPLPVPSTVLVKLGTSTHPILDLAGNVLHSASEWVFTVPVWLPVGSALSAHAGATPSENAVLKMDADDRPTVAWSESDGTSKNIHVARWDGTTWQHLGSGLSGLAGLGTDAENPDLHIDAAGRVVVAWDEATGTEDRRRPFLKRWTSSTWEDLPALPRFDGFEITARTPKLATTPNGALFLYLVDSSNRLLGLTLAKDAVEWTYTNTTLPWDHFNPSQPAISVHGENVFVSYNTYLDSLERRGVAVLMNHQTALGSGLVPALPNHVASTSAIVTDQAGNPIVAWNTTDNATQEKELYFSQWTGTAWRTPVPVTATSSSNDSPSLALGTNHQAVLAWSGIVNSERVIHIARLQDDTWDLLSPPLSANATPTTPSLKPSLALDAMNHPTVAWQEGAGSGADIYVYRYNH; from the coding sequence ATGTCCCGACTCCCCTGTGCCTTGCTGTTTACCGCTCTCACCCTGTCCACAGCGTGCATCAACGTCCCAGAGGTCGAGCCCGACCCGACACCAGATGGGGGAACACAACCCTCGACGAAGTTCACACTGAGCCTCAGCCCCAGTGAAGACTCCGTGATCCAGGGAGGCAGCCGAGCCATCCAGGTGTCCATCGTCCGGGCAGAGAGCTTCTTGGACAGTGTGTCGGTGGCGTTGGAGCAACCGCAGTCCGGCGTCACGGCCCAGCCCACGACGATTCCTTCCGGAGAGTCCACCGCGACATTGACGGTCCAGGTCTCCGCCAATACGGCGGCCGGAGATACGACACTCACGGTCCGTGCGACGTCGGGAAACGAATTCCGGACAGCTCCGCTCAAGCTCGCCGTTGCCCGAGCCGGAGACCTGATCGTGCGATGGACCGCGCCCGTACCAGGGGACTCAGACGCCTACACCAACGGAGCGCTGCAGCTCGAAGCAACGATTGAGGGGGGCGCAGCCGAGGCCGTCGAGTTCCGCCGCGACACAGAGCTTCTGGCTCGGATTACAGCGCCACCGTACACCCATACTTGGAACACCCAGAGCGCGCCTGAGGGTGAGTACCAACTCACAGCACGTGCCATCCGCGGTGGCACAACCTTCACGAGCCTGGAAAGGACGGTGGTTGTGGATCGTACGCCTCCTGTCGTCGCGACCCGCGCCCCAGCGTCGAGCGACTCCCAGGTCAGCGCACGTGCATCCCTGGAGGCGACATTCAGCGAGCCCGTGCGCTTCTCGAGCATCTCTCAGGACAACGTCGAGGTGCTTGCCCATGGCAACACGCGACTTGGGGCAATCGTCAGCCTTTCTTCCGACGGAACGCGGCTGACGATTACGCCGACCGCCCCCCTGCCCGTCCCCAGCACGGTTTTGGTGAAGCTTGGAACCAGCACACACCCCATCCTGGACCTGGCAGGCAATGTCCTGCATTCCGCCAGCGAATGGGTGTTCACCGTCCCCGTCTGGCTGCCCGTAGGCAGCGCACTCAGTGCACATGCGGGTGCAACACCCTCGGAGAATGCCGTGCTCAAAATGGACGCCGATGACCGCCCCACTGTCGCGTGGTCAGAGTCCGACGGCACCTCCAAGAACATCCACGTCGCTCGCTGGGACGGCACTACCTGGCAACACCTGGGTAGCGGCCTGAGTGGTCTGGCGGGCCTGGGCACCGATGCCGAGAATCCGGACCTGCACATCGATGCAGCGGGACGGGTTGTGGTTGCCTGGGACGAAGCAACGGGAACCGAAGACAGACGGCGGCCTTTCCTGAAGCGCTGGACATCGAGCACCTGGGAAGATCTTCCTGCGCTCCCGCGATTTGATGGCTTCGAAATCACCGCAAGAACGCCCAAGCTTGCCACTACTCCGAATGGTGCACTGTTCCTCTATCTCGTTGACTCCAGCAACCGACTGCTTGGGCTCACCCTGGCGAAAGACGCAGTGGAATGGACGTACACCAACACAACCCTTCCTTGGGACCACTTCAACCCATCCCAGCCGGCAATCTCCGTTCACGGCGAGAATGTCTTCGTCTCCTACAACACCTACCTGGATAGCCTTGAGCGTCGGGGGGTCGCCGTACTCATGAATCATCAAACTGCGCTCGGCAGCGGCCTCGTCCCAGCCTTGCCCAACCATGTGGCCAGCACATCGGCCATCGTGACGGACCAGGCGGGCAACCCGATTGTCGCCTGGAATACGACTGACAACGCAACCCAGGAAAAAGAACTCTACTTCTCCCAATGGACCGGCACCGCCTGGCGAACCCCAGTCCCTGTCACTGCAACCTCAAGCTCTAATGACAGCCCGTCATTGGCCCTTGGCACCAACCATCAAGCCGTCCTGGCGTGGAGCGGAATCGTCAACTCGGAGCGCGTCATCCATATTGCGCGCCTTCAGGATGACACTTGGGATTTGCTCTCGCCTCCACTGAGCGCCAACGCGACCCCGACCACACCTTCACTCAAGCCATCTCTCGCCCTGGACGCGATGAATCACCCTACCGTCGCGTGGCAAGAAGGAGCAGGGAGTGGGGCTGACATCTACGTCTACCGCTATAACCATTAA
- a CDS encoding toxin-antitoxin system YwqK family antitoxin has product MLSLKTIRTLTLGLTLAAPVAMAGDKAATSGCPAGTHQVGSKAEGLSCIKSNDPRGAQIAHGAYVEYHPNGQKAAEGQFADGLKVGTWTFYDATGKVRGTADFKDGGWHGKRVMYFPNGKPQLVEEYKNGRKHGVVTEMADDGRVVSQVQYDNNRVVSAQ; this is encoded by the coding sequence ATGCTGTCACTGAAAACGATTCGAACGTTGACCTTGGGGCTGACGCTTGCGGCTCCTGTTGCGATGGCGGGCGACAAAGCCGCGACGTCGGGTTGCCCCGCTGGTACGCATCAGGTGGGCTCGAAGGCCGAAGGCCTTTCCTGCATCAAATCGAATGACCCGCGGGGCGCGCAGATCGCTCACGGTGCGTATGTCGAGTACCATCCCAATGGCCAGAAGGCGGCTGAGGGCCAGTTCGCGGACGGACTGAAAGTCGGGACCTGGACCTTCTACGACGCGACTGGGAAGGTGCGTGGCACCGCGGACTTCAAGGATGGTGGATGGCACGGGAAGCGTGTCATGTACTTCCCCAATGGCAAGCCCCAACTCGTCGAGGAGTACAAGAACGGCCGGAAGCACGGTGTCGTGACGGAGATGGCGGATGACGGCCGTGTCGTCAGCCAGGTCCAGTACGACAACAACCGTGTGGTCTCCGCGCAGTAG
- the gltJ gene encoding adventurous gliding motility protein GltJ: MRFVCDSCRAQYMISDDKIGPKGVKVRCKKCGHTITVRPAGATAAKDSASESSTSEASASTDAGKGSDASAATMPATLGTPPEGGLFTDVEEDEIGAVFDQVLSSGTQKIPTEAANEAAAREASAENVRKLAEAEAEPDKEEAKGNAAAHEWYVAIDEKQVGPFNVEKVKDLWDRGEVGPDSLCWRSGFSDWIPLSETAELASVLAPRPSKPVIVAPEPVSGSTPTVSSGPVQSAFSAGKGARGDSGPAGASEEAVGWKPSAASVLASLVKEENDALSKPPPTPAPALGREPVSQSRLLDVPMPPPEPVSSPSLRGAEMPMAQPMAAPMPYGQQPVQQYQQPAPMPYGHQPGPQYAQPMPAPYPPQPSYPVAYPPQGGGKGKTGLFAGIAAGLLLVGGGAAALFLKGGSGADAAPANPPVVAAAPVATPTPPPSIPPANTAPVAAAQPPVNPATPPPTPPTEVAAAPVNTPPPETPPPAVAAAPAATPTPPPVETPKPAETAVAKAERPNNRRTSSSSSRREDPEPRASAPARTERPSSNDSDDDFDELFGTKKSAPEAKPSSARPTAYVPPEPGGGVPDRLQQSDIMAVVLANKPAIVKCVNEQKKKDPSLSGKLVMRWTIQTSGKTSAVSCRTDEFRTTYMASCISGLIKSWSFPRHKRQGEPIDFPFTF, from the coding sequence ATGCGTTTCGTCTGCGACAGCTGCCGCGCGCAGTACATGATCAGCGACGACAAGATTGGCCCCAAGGGGGTCAAGGTTCGTTGCAAGAAGTGCGGCCACACCATCACCGTGCGTCCCGCTGGCGCGACGGCCGCGAAGGACTCCGCGTCTGAGTCTTCGACCTCCGAGGCTTCCGCCTCGACTGACGCGGGCAAGGGGAGTGACGCGTCCGCCGCCACGATGCCGGCGACGCTGGGCACGCCGCCCGAAGGCGGTCTCTTCACCGACGTGGAAGAGGACGAGATTGGCGCCGTCTTCGACCAGGTGCTGAGCTCCGGCACGCAGAAGATTCCCACCGAGGCCGCGAACGAAGCCGCCGCGCGCGAAGCGTCCGCGGAGAACGTGCGCAAGCTGGCCGAAGCGGAGGCCGAGCCGGACAAGGAAGAAGCCAAGGGCAACGCGGCGGCGCACGAGTGGTACGTGGCCATCGACGAGAAGCAGGTCGGCCCCTTCAACGTCGAGAAGGTCAAGGACCTGTGGGACCGCGGCGAGGTGGGCCCGGACAGCCTCTGCTGGCGCTCGGGCTTCAGTGATTGGATTCCGTTGTCGGAGACGGCGGAGCTGGCGTCAGTGCTGGCGCCGCGGCCCTCCAAGCCCGTCATCGTCGCGCCCGAGCCCGTGTCCGGCTCGACGCCCACGGTGTCCTCAGGCCCCGTGCAGTCCGCCTTCAGCGCGGGCAAGGGGGCGCGTGGTGATTCCGGACCCGCGGGCGCTTCCGAGGAAGCCGTGGGCTGGAAGCCGTCCGCGGCCAGCGTGCTGGCCTCGCTGGTGAAGGAAGAGAACGACGCGCTGTCGAAGCCGCCTCCGACGCCCGCGCCCGCCCTGGGCCGGGAGCCGGTGTCGCAGTCGCGACTGCTGGACGTGCCCATGCCGCCGCCGGAGCCGGTGTCCTCGCCGTCCCTGCGGGGCGCGGAAATGCCGATGGCGCAGCCCATGGCCGCGCCCATGCCGTATGGGCAGCAGCCCGTGCAGCAGTATCAGCAGCCGGCGCCCATGCCGTATGGGCATCAGCCCGGGCCGCAGTATGCGCAGCCCATGCCCGCACCGTACCCGCCGCAGCCGAGCTACCCGGTCGCCTATCCTCCGCAGGGTGGGGGCAAGGGCAAGACGGGGCTCTTCGCTGGCATTGCCGCGGGGCTGCTCCTGGTCGGTGGTGGCGCCGCGGCGCTCTTCCTGAAGGGCGGGTCTGGCGCGGACGCGGCACCGGCGAATCCCCCGGTCGTCGCGGCGGCGCCCGTGGCCACACCGACGCCGCCTCCCAGCATCCCTCCGGCGAACACAGCCCCCGTAGCGGCCGCCCAGCCGCCCGTGAATCCCGCGACGCCGCCTCCAACCCCTCCGACGGAGGTGGCTGCGGCGCCGGTGAATACGCCTCCGCCGGAGACGCCGCCCCCGGCCGTCGCGGCGGCGCCCGCGGCCACGCCGACGCCGCCTCCGGTTGAAACGCCGAAGCCCGCGGAGACGGCGGTGGCGAAGGCGGAGCGCCCCAACAATCGACGCACCTCGTCGTCGTCCTCTCGCAGGGAGGACCCAGAGCCGCGCGCGTCCGCGCCGGCGCGTACGGAGCGGCCCTCGTCGAACGATTCGGATGATGACTTCGACGAGCTCTTCGGCACGAAGAAGTCGGCCCCGGAGGCGAAGCCGTCCTCGGCGCGTCCGACGGCCTACGTCCCTCCCGAGCCGGGGGGCGGGGTTCCGGACCGGCTGCAGCAGTCGGACATCATGGCGGTGGTGCTGGCCAACAAGCCTGCCATCGTGAAATGCGTCAACGAGCAGAAGAAGAAGGACCCGTCGTTGAGCGGCAAGCTGGTGATGCGCTGGACCATCCAGACGAGTGGCAAGACGAGCGCGGTGTCGTGCCGCACGGATGAGTTCCGCACCACCTACATGGCGAGCTGCATCTCCGGGCTCATCAAGAGCTGGTCCTTCCCGCGTCACAAGCGGCAGGGCGAGCCCATCGACTTCCCGTTCACCTTCTGA
- a CDS encoding tyrosine-type recombinase/integrase has translation MASRVARKWDGGYIRTDSRGRDTYYILRRINGRLYEVSTRCHTSRAAHEQLRRFEADPSNYRPGGEASEDGVLSITAELAEAFLRWSRDEKKNTPKWVRDQQRSLAWWAAHLGSADLRKLKTARLVSELDKADAGRKQHIATLKAFCGWLIKVRHVLQKQEDPSSGLSVPQARPEQWTTPKAVTRERFLAVREHLTGLWRDALDVLAGTGWHFNELSRFAVSGAVERHPMTGGNVLACPQTKAGEPLRTEVSDVVADAARRILEQRELDYFAFHRSLEHASTAAGLSEPLRPGHMRHSVATWAINAGAHPAAVAAFLNHKSERTTKRFYATHAVPAKVPTLF, from the coding sequence ATGGCAAGTCGAGTCGCTCGGAAGTGGGATGGCGGATACATCCGCACGGATAGTAGGGGCCGGGACACCTACTACATCCTGCGCCGCATCAACGGCCGTCTGTACGAGGTCAGCACTCGTTGCCACACGAGCCGAGCCGCTCACGAGCAACTCAGGCGCTTCGAGGCGGACCCCAGCAACTACCGGCCGGGTGGGGAGGCTTCCGAGGATGGTGTTCTCTCCATCACCGCTGAGCTTGCCGAAGCGTTCCTGCGCTGGTCCCGCGACGAGAAGAAGAACACGCCGAAGTGGGTGCGAGATCAGCAGCGCTCGCTTGCGTGGTGGGCCGCTCATTTGGGATCGGCGGACCTGCGAAAGCTGAAGACTGCGCGGCTCGTCAGCGAGTTGGACAAGGCCGACGCGGGACGGAAACAGCACATCGCCACGCTCAAGGCGTTCTGTGGGTGGCTGATCAAGGTTCGCCACGTCCTGCAAAAGCAGGAGGACCCGAGTTCAGGTCTGTCCGTGCCGCAAGCTCGTCCCGAGCAGTGGACGACGCCCAAAGCGGTTACGCGAGAGCGGTTCCTCGCCGTCCGCGAGCATCTGACTGGGCTATGGCGCGACGCGCTCGACGTGCTGGCGGGCACCGGCTGGCACTTCAATGAACTGAGTCGATTCGCTGTTAGCGGCGCTGTCGAGCGGCATCCGATGACGGGTGGGAACGTGCTCGCGTGCCCCCAAACGAAGGCTGGCGAACCGCTGCGCACAGAGGTTAGCGACGTTGTCGCGGATGCTGCTCGCAGGATTCTGGAGCAGCGGGAACTCGACTACTTCGCTTTCCATCGGAGTCTTGAGCACGCGAGCACTGCCGCTGGTCTCAGTGAGCCCCTCCGACCTGGGCACATGCGGCATTCCGTCGCGACCTGGGCGATCAATGCCGGGGCGCATCCTGCCGCAGTTGCCGCGTTTCTGAATCACAAGAGCGAACGCACGACAAAGCGCTTCTATGCAACGCACGCAGTGCCAGCGAAGGTTCCAACGTTGTTCTAG